The following are encoded together in the Babesia microti strain RI chromosome II, complete genome genome:
- a CDS encoding conserved Plasmodium protein, unknown function (overlaps_old_locusTagID:BBM_II00720) codes for METFGCGIQANPTPTIRVTHYTIILMYTSPQLLVIFSLLHVLNAKVDDYFELFPELEQLRDSVVGSDNFKREAFDRLYESALNIFDLQGYKSLLNQITNGNSAAAFTESLSSPNFGSPHCDKDGRKYIIKGNPAKFPGGPTNTPSYNLVKWIGNLLSQSKTTKSAESISPAVMALQGFSMVKGAVQTGVAVITDIVPPMIPPPFWINAPLPCLPMVTGMNCLGSVLYPISASDFVMADISDSAMEGIIASFPGKYLAKVGRTSDLQYKLCASAYLGMHCASIFPLCWIPPGISNASTFPLCYVQCLATLVACPGFWLDDIMGPCSDVAIPPFCSFSVFVNHSRVPPQYSSFDDSHPYPPDCPQYDPKMDLPKDIDDVQHFSDSPIDKEYKKFHVAKGHLKWTPYKNCDCQKLQNVCHTVLPYPVFKKYTNEFAETHYESPSQNPIYSRCCRICKKIARVYHRNTINT; via the exons ATGGAAACCTTCGGATGTGGGATACAAGCGAACCCAACCCCTACCATACGAGTGACACACtacacaataattttaatgtatacGAGTCCGCAACTTTTAGTAATCTTTAGCCTCCTACATGTATTAAATGCAAAAGTAGATGACTATTTTGAGTTATTTCCTGAGTTGGAGCAGTTGCGTGACAGTGTTGTAGGCAGTGATAATTTCAAAAGAGAAGCTTTTGATAGATTATATGAAAGTGCGTTGAATATATTCGACTTACAGGGATATAAAAGTTTATTAAATCAAA TAACGAATGGTAATAGTGCTGCCGCATTTACGGAATCCTTGAGTAGCCCAAACTTTGGTTCCCCTCAT tGTGATAAGGATGGaagaaaatatattataaagGGTAATCCGGCCAAATTTCCTGGAGGACCGACTAACACACCATCATACAACCTAGTTAAATGGATTGGCAATCTACTGTCCCAATCTAAAACTACAAAATCTGCagaat CAATCTCTCCAGCAGTTATGGCCTTACAGGGGTTTTCTATGGTTAAGGGCGCCGTTCAAACGGGAGTTGCTGTGATAACCGATATCGTCCCACCCATGATTCCACCACCGTTCTGGATCAATGC ACCACTTCCATGTTTGCCCATGGTTACAg gaatgAACTGCCTCGGATCAGTCCTATATCCAATATCAGCCTCTGACTTTGTAATGGCAGATATTTCAGATTCCGCGATGGAAGGTATTATAGCTTC TTTTCCTGGCAAATACCTGGCAAAAGTCGGTAGAACAAGTGATTTGCAATACAAATTGTG CGCATCTGCTTATTTGGGAATGCATTGTGCCAGTATATTTCCATTGTGTTGGATTCCACCTGGTATTTCTAATGCCTCCACCTTCCCCTTATGCTATGTACAGTGTTTGGCCACTTTAGTTGCTTGCCCAGGATTCTGGCTTGATg ATATAATGGGCCCCTGCTCAGACGTGGCAATACCCCCATTTTGTTCCTTCTCCGTATTTGTAAACCACTCAAGAGTACCTCCACAATACTCTTCATTTGACGATTCCCATCCATATCCACCAGATTGTCCACAATATGATCCAAAAATGG ATTTACCAAAGGATATAGATGATGTACAACATTTTAGTGATTCACCGATAGATAAAGAGTATAAGAAATTCCATGTTGCCAAGGGACACTTGAAATGGACACCATATAAGAATTGCGATTGCCAAAAGTTGCAAAATGTTTGTCATACAGTACTTCCATACCCAGTTTTT AAAAAGTATACTAATGAATTTGCGGAGACGCATTATGAATCCCCATCACAAAACCCCATTTATAGTCGCTGTTGTAGAATTTGTAAAAAGATAGCAAGAGTGTATCACCGCAACActataaatacataa
- a CDS encoding 2-oxoglutarate dehydrogenase E2 component (dihydrolipoamide) (overlaps_old_locusTagID:BBM_II00730), giving the protein MHLLQFLRFSHTMNVPALGDSISEGTLTKWEAGIGDYVHVDQPIAIVETDKVTVDINSTHSGVIEKQHVNAGETIYVGKPLCDIDTEATAPSVPSGTIKSAKTPVVKSNEALEKSKADSESDKSAFTSKNVPSGGSTRVPMSRMRMTIADRLKRSQNNIVMLTTFNECDMSNILALQSQLNPIYKADGIKLGFVSAFMAASSRALMRMPVMNAYIDGDEIVYNNFVDISVAVATENGLLVPVIRNCVGKSWLQLQMELVDVAKRARENKLSLSEMAGGTFTISNGGVYGSLMSTPIVNPPQSSILGMHSITKRPVVREDAIVIRPIMNLALSYDHRLIDGKDAVSFLCAIKDIIESPGQLLVES; this is encoded by the exons ATGCATCTATTGCAATTCCTACGATTTTCCCACA CAATGAATGTGCCGGCTTTGGGCGATTCTATAAGCGAGGGTACTCTTACTAAATGGGAAGCGG GCATTGGAGACTACGTACATGTGGATCAGCCAATTGCCATCGTAGAAACGGATAAAGTGACAGTAGACATAAACTCAACCCACTCGGGAGTAATTGAAAAGCAACACGTCAATGCAG GCGAAACTATTTACGTCGGTAAGCCCCTATGCGACATTGACACTGAAGCCACGGCGCCAAGCGTACCGTCAGGAACGATAAAGAGTGCTAAAACGCCAGTAGTTAAATCTAATGAAGCTTTAGAGAAATCTAAAGCTGATTCTGAATCTGATAAGTCTGCTTTTACCAGTAAAAATGTCCCGAGTGGTGGTTCTACTAGAGTACCCATGAGCAGGATGAGGATGACGATTGCCGATCGCCTTAAGAGGTCCCAAAATAACATAGTTATGCTAACTACATTCAACGAG TGTGATATGAGCAACATTTTGGCACTTCAATCACAATTGAATCCCATATACAAGGCTGATGGGATCAAATTAG GCTTCGTCTCAGCCTTTATGGCTGCCTCATCTAGAGCTTTGATGAGAATGCCTGTCATGAATGCCTACATCGATGGAGATGAAATTgtgtataataattttgtggATATTTCTGTTGCGGTAGCCACTGAAAACGGATTGTTGGTGCCAGTCATTCGAAACTGCGTTGGGAAATCATGGTTACAGCTGCAAATG GAGTTGGTGGATGTGGCTAAAAGAGCTAGGGAAAACAAGTTGTCACTGTCTGAAATGGCAGGGGGCACTTTTACAATCTCAAACG GTGGTGTGTACGGAAGTTTGATGAGTACGCCCATTGTTAACCCGCCCCAATCTTCTATACTAG GAATGCACTCCATAACAAAGAGGCCCGTCGTAAGAGAAGACGCCATAGTCATCCGTCCGATTAT GAACCTGGCGTTATCCTACGACCACAGGCTGATCGACGGAAAGGATGCTGTATCATTTCTCTGTGCCATTAAGGACATAATCGAATCCCCAGGGCAGCTTTTGGTTGAGTCCTAA
- a CDS encoding hypothetical protein (overlaps_old_locusTagID:BBM_II00720), with protein sequence MNIKEFFFKFLSWFSCCTQNLYNITHINSKWKKKKKSGQTARKSSGIKSVPTVYRSNSFLDNRPQFGKVFSTINEEIRREESIYILKQPSRQGSSSNFNLTRHGSLSNLSGLTRYDSSSSVNK encoded by the coding sequence atgaatataaaagaatttttttttaaatttctAAGCTGGTTTAGTTGCTGCACGCAAAACCTATACAATATAACTCACATTAATTCTAAATGGAAAAAAAAGAAAAAATCAGGCCAAACTGCTAGGAAATCCAGTGGGATCAAAAGTGTTCCCACCGTTTATAGGTCCAACTCGTTCTTGGACAATAGACCTCAATTTGGCAAGGTTTTCTCGACAATAAATGAAGAAATAAGGAGAGAGGAGTctatttatattttgaagCAGCCTAGTAGACAAGGATCTagttcaaattttaatttgacGAGACATGGATCACTATCTAATTTGTCTGGGTTGACAAGATACGATTCATCCTCaagtgtaaataaataa
- a CDS encoding ABC transporter (overlaps_old_locusTagID:BBM_II00725), whose translation MGCGQSKWRNNACDGCPVFDYLKKFVIDLESWEKLHLFIGTLALVSSAATNLAYPRLIGSIIDSTTTKSISIGSTDISSGLTPSSGFENLFGIYNFFGGSDSTFKKLLFTALPLYMIGSLSSYIRVYNFQKAKYLIEKRYRIQMYRTLMLQGLPFFHLQSSGSLLNNLVKDCEDGPKTLIDCFVQFLRACNSLFGGAFNIILLSPKLAGTSLLIIPIFAFTAMGYSKLIKKLKSREKELQNGAFGCAGEALNGVETVKYLGMEEFEIDKFTAMLQSVDNTADIVAAADGGFMATILAGINACMLVIMYLGSEQMSQGFITVGNLASFSIYGGMIGLGASSISKIVTEVTKALVSLKTIYDIIQLPMEQQSGLKLHDVKGKIEFRNVVFSYPNRKDFFIFNNLNLTILPGEAVSIVGASGSGKSTLLLLFSTLFKPSSGMVLLDDVNIDTLDSSWYRRHVFGVVSQEPVLFNGTIFDNICYGYQNATAEEVYEAAMKSNIHDFIVSLPNRYDTMVGQNGVMLSMGQKQRIAIARAIIRDPPILILDEATSALDAGSESIVQAAIERAMEGRTVLMVTHRETNMKRANKVLVLDKGGIVASGSLKDVSKCDVYRRIFNLTI comes from the exons ATGGGTTGCGGACAGTCCAAATGGCGTAACAATGCGTGCGATGGTTGTCCTGTGTTTGATTACctcaaaaaatttgtcatAGACCTGGAATCATGGGAGAAGTTGCATCTCTTTATTGGAACTCTTGCACTAGTCTCATCTGCCGCAACAAATCTCGCCTACCCGAGACTTATAGGGTCTATTATAGATTCCACAACAACAAAATCCATTAGCATAGGTTCTACTGATATTTCCAGTGGCCTAACTCCAAGTAGTGGATTTGAGAACTTGTTTGGTATCTACAATTTTTTCGGTGGATCAGATTCTAccttcaaaaaattattatttacagCCTTGCCTCTATATATGATTGGTTCGTTGTCTAGCTACATCAGAGTCTACAATTTTCAAAAGGCAAAGTACCTTATTGAGAAAAGGTATCGCATACAAATGTATCGCACGCTTATGTTGCAG GGTTTACCATTTTTTCATTTGCAGAGTAGTGGTTCATTGCTCAATAATTTGGTGAAA GACTGCGAAGATGGACCTAAGACATTGATTGATTGCTTTGTCCAGTTCTTAAGGGCTTGTAACTCCTTGTTTG GTGGTGCATTCAACATAATTTTGTTGTCGCCTAAATTGGCTGGGACCAGCCTGTTGATAATACCTATATTTGCCTTTACTGCTATGGGCTATTCCAAACTCATAAAAAAGCTTAAGAGTAGAGAGAAGGAGTTACAGAATGGCGCATTTG GCTGCGCTGGTGAAGCACTGAATGGCGTAGAAACTGTTAAATACCTCGGAATGGAGGAGTTTGAGATAGATAAATTCACAGCTATGCTACAATCAGTCGATAACACTGCTGATATTGTAGCAGCGGCGGATGGGGGGTTCATGGCCACTATATTAGCCGGTATTAACGCCTGTATGCTCGTTATAATGTATCTGGGTTCTGAGCAGATGAGCCAAGGTTTTATAACGGTGG GAAATTTAGCTTCTTTTTCCATATACGGGGGAATGATCGGATTGGGGGCGTCAagtatatcaaaaattgtcaCGGAGGTGACCAAAGCGTTGGTTTCATTAAAGacaatatatgatataatacaaCTACCCATGGAACAGCAGAGCGGATTGAAGTTGCATGATGTGAAGGGGAAGATTGAATTTAGAAACGTCGTGTTTAGCTACCCCAATAGGAAggatttttttatttttaacaatttgaacTTGACAATCTTACCTGGGGAAGCTGTGTCAATTGTTGGCGCATCTGGATCTGGAAAAAGTACTCTCTTGCTATTATTTTCAACGCTGTTTAAGCCCAGCAGTGGCATGGTGCTGTTAGATGATGTGAACATTGATACGCTGGATTCCAGTTGGTATAGACGTCATGTTTTCGGTGTTGTTTCGCag GAACCAGTGCTGTTTAATGGGACAATTTTCGACAACATATGCTATGGCTACCAGAATGCAACAGCAGAGGAGGTTTACGAAGCTGCGATGAAGAGCAATATTCACGACTTCATAGTGAGCCTGCCCAACAGATACGATACAATGGTTGGACAGAACGGAGTGATGCTTTCTATGGGTCAGAAGCAGCGTATCGCAATAGCACGTGCAATAATTAGGGATCCGCCCATTTTGATACTGGACGAAGCCACATCAGCGCTGGACGCTGGGTCAGAAAGTATAGTACAAGCGGCTATTGAAAG AGCAATGGAGGGGAGAACAGTTTTGATGGTAACTCATAGGGAAACTAACATGAAGAGGGCGAACAAGGTGTTAGTGTTGGACAAAGGGGGGATTGTAGCCAGTGGTTCACTAAAGGATGTGTCAAAGTGTGATGTATACAGGCGCATATTCAATTTAACCATctaa